The sequence TGTTTAATCGGGGTCAGGGAAATGAATTCCCCTTCCGGGCGAAAGCCTGTTTCTTCCTCCATTTCCCGTATGGCCGCCTGTAAAGGCTCTTCTTCTTCTTCGGTAAATTCACCTTTGGGTATTGTCCATTTGCCTGCATCATTTTTCCCGGAGAAGAAAGGACCGCCAGGATATACCAGGAGCACTTCTGTCGCTTTGTGGACTTTCCTGTACAGCAGGATGCCCGCGCTCTGTTTCGCCATTACCTAAAGTTAAAAAATTCCAAAGCAACGAAGCGCATAGTTGTTTTTCCCTAACTTTATATTTCCCACTCACCAAAGAAAAGGAGGTATTCATGAAATCTACAGATCATTCATGGACACTCCAGGTTGGTATCGTCTAACCGGGGTATGATCCATCAAAATATCTGCTGACCAAGGGGTCAGGAAAGCCATCCCGCCATTGCCGGATGGCTTTTTTATTGGGATCCTGTTACAAACTAAGGTGAGCCGCCCTCCTGCGCTGCTTTTGCCACGCTGCAGGGCGACCCACCTTATTACTATTTAGGCTATGGGTTGCCGGGAACGATTGCGTAAATAAAGAACTGGCAATTCCGTATTCCGGTGTTGTTTCTGTCTAACTTAATATTCGTTTTTATTTCCTGCCGGCAT comes from Paraflavitalea devenefica and encodes:
- a CDS encoding NUDIX domain-containing protein, giving the protein MAKQSAGILLYRKVHKATEVLLVYPGGPFFSGKNDAGKWTIPKGEFTEEEEEPLQAAIREMEEETGFRPEGEFISLTPIKQKSGKIVHCWVVEGDLDITTIVSNTFELEWPPKSGKKKTFPEIAKAAWFSIQAAKEKINERQIALLDELQQLMHA